The sequence below is a genomic window from Desulfobulbus oligotrophicus.
TGTCTGCTATCGGTTCAGATTCCAAATTGAAGAGAATTGTCTCATCAGTCATCGGCTGTCGGCCTGTCGAGTATGATGCACCGGAATCGCTGAAAACGCGGGAGGGACGGCTGTCATGACGTTCATCGATGAAGGTGAAAAAATAGTTGACAATCCGAAAGCTCATCCCGTGCTGGAGCCGGACGCCGGTGACCCGCTGGTTGTCCAGCCACACACCATTGGTACTTTCATGATCAAACAGCATGAATTCGTTGTCTTCCCGGTGAACAATGGAGGCATGACGCCGTGATACCTGAGGTGAGGCAAGTACGATATCGTTGTCGCTGTCTCGACCGATGGTGAGCGATGCGGTGAATTCGACGACCCGGTAATTCTGGGCATCCTGGCTGACTATCACACTGGGCATGGGTATATTTCTGCGGGTAAATGGTTACAGTACAGGAACGTTGGTTGCAACAATAGCCCCTTCGATCCAATTTTCAAGCCGGAATACGTGAGGATGTCGTAAGCTGACATTTCGCCTGTTCGAGATATCAACGTGGGAGCGCCATGGTGCCACGCTGTTGATTCCGATGAAAAATCGTACCGATCTTATTCGTGTTTGCGAAATCCTCTGTTTCAGGATAATACTTAAAATTATAAATCAGTCGACAACTGTAAATAGAACAACTTCTGAGACCACGGTAGAGAGGAAATTCCCGGAGGAAGGATGATGGAATTTAAAAAAGGTGTGGATATTTTATCAGCGGTTGGCGGTATTGCCACTATCGAAGAGGCGCAGAATTTATTGAAAGAGCGGCTTGATAGCGAGCATCTGCAACGCTTGGACGTGATCCGTCACCAAGAGGTCTTGCTGAAGATTGCCAACGCCATTTCCATGTGTGCACCGGAAGCCGTCTATATTCACACCGGTAGTGAAGATGACTGTGCATACGTGCGTCAGATGAGCCTTGAAAAGGGTGAAGAGCAACCATTGGCCATGCCCGGCCATACCATTCATTTCGACCTGCCTGAAGACCAGGGCAGGATGGTTAACCAGACCTTTTACATTGTGAACGAAGATGAAGAGGTGTCGTCACTGGCCAAAAAAGAGGTACGGGAGCACTCTCTTGTCTATATTCGTGAACATATGCGTGACATTATGCGCGGTAAAACCATGTTTGTCGGTTTTTACAGCCGTGGTCCGGTCGGAGCGCAAACCTCTATTCCAGCCATCGAGATTACCAGCTCAACCTATGTTATGCACTCGGCTGAGTTACTGTACCGCAACTGTTATGCGGACTTTGATGCTGAAGTTACACGGCGCGGTGAATTTTTCACCAATGTCCACTCCGAAGGAACGAACCGTTCTGAAGATGTTCCCAAAGCCCGCATCTATATGGATAGAAGCTGGCAGACAACCTTTTCGTGTTACTGCACTTACGCCGGTAACACGCTGCTGATGAAAAAGGGCAACCACCGTTTTGCCTCGGACAGCGCCTTGTATAAATATAACGGTGAAGAGTTGTCAGAGCATATGTTCATCACCGGCATGACCGGCCCCGGCGGGCGAAGTACGTTTTTTGCCGGTGCCGCCCCTTCCGGATGCGGAAAGACCACCACGGCCATGGTCGGCGATGATTTTATCGGTGATGATCTGGCACAGATGTGGATTGGTCCTGACGGTACTCTGCGGGCGGTCAATCCGGAGATCGGCATCTTTGGGATTCTGGAAGATGTTAATCTGGAGGGGGACCCCTATCTGATGCGATGTCTGCGACAGCCCGGTACGGAAGTGATCTTCTCCAATGTTCTGGTCGACGAACAGGGGAAGCCGCGTTGGACCGGTGACGGTGAACCGCCTGCAGACAGGGGAGTCAACTTTCAGGGGACATGGACCAGGGATATGGTCGGTGTGCCCATGTCTCATCCCAACTCACGCTGCACCCTGAAATCCGAGGCTGTCGGCAATCATAACAAGGCTGTCAATGCCGATCCTGCCGGCATGGTGATCAGGGTTGTCACCTACTCGGGACGCGATGCCGATACCATGCCGCCGGTCTGGGTGGCCGAGAGTATGGACGCCGGGGTTGCCATCGGTGCCTCCATCGTCTCCAAAGCAACAGCCGCAGAGATCGGTACCAGCGGTGTCAACCGTCAACCCTGGGCCAATGCCCCTTTTGTAGCCGGCCCACTGGCCAACTATCTGGACGCACAGTTTAACTTTTACGGCAACCCAAAGATGACAAAGGCGCCGATCATGGCCGGGCTTAACTACTTTTTGACCCGTGAAGCGAGGGGAGACCGTGGCAAGGGACTCTTAGGGGAAAAACGGGATGTCCATGTCTGGCTGGGCTGGCTTGAGCTCTATGCCCATGGCGATGTCCAGGCGATTGCAACGCCGATCGGCTTACTTCCAAAGTATGAAGATTTAAAGAAGCTGTTCACAGAGAAGATCAGCAAGGATTATCCCCAATCACTGTATGATATGCAGTTCTCTCTGTACATTGACAACCTTGTCAGCCGAATCGATCTTCAGCAGGCTGCCTGGAGCAAGGAACCTGGCGCATCATCACGGCTGTTCAACGTTTATGCAGAACAGAGGGCTGCATTACTGGTTCTCAGGGATGCCAAAGGGAGTGTGGTCGCTCCGCGAGACCTCTAACTGAACAACCTCCGCCTGGAGCCACGCTACCGGGAGAAGCAGAAAGCCTGGTGCGGCGGAAACTTCTTTCTCCCTCCCCCAAAAAAATAACCGGAGTACCTGTGCAGGTAACTCCGGTTATCGTTTTTGAACAGATCAGGTCCCTGACTCGGTGCCGTTCACCTCTTGAGCATCCGGACTACCCGGTCGCGAATCGCCTCTATCCCCATACCCTGGTATGGTATCTGCTCAGAAAGTCCACCGGCACCGTCTTTCCAGGTTCCCATGGCCCCATATTTCGGCGTGTAACCGCGTTCGAGCAGCCAGGTTCCGTACCGTGCCCCCAGTCCGCTTTTGGTATTCTGGGTTTCGATCACCAGCACCAGAGGGCTTGTGCCGACCGTGGCGAGCATGGTCTCATCAATGACATTGAGTACTGGTTTATTGATGAGGCCAACCTCGATGCCTTCGTCCTTCAGCAGTTCGACCACATGCAGGCACCGATACAGCATCTCACCGTAGGAGACGATATATCCGTCACGACCGGGGCGAATGATCTCATCACAGTCACGTTTGAACGTGTAACCCTCACCAAAAAACCGCTTGCCGTTTGTATCCAGAATAAATGGAGTTCCTGAACGGGTAGAGAAGACAAAACGCAATCCTGCATCAGGAAAGATCGTGGTCAGGATTGCCTTTAACTGCAGAGCATCGGCCGGAAAATAGAGGCGGGTGCGGTCGTGCTCGGCCAGGCCGTTGTCCGCAAAGAAGTTGTTGATTCCGAAATGGCAGGTGTTGTCTGCCATGTCATCGACGCCGGAGTGTGAAAAGTGTGCCAGCACACTGGCCTGGTTGAGACGGGCCATGGTGATTTCGGAAACAACCATTTCCAGAAAGGCGGCAAAGGTGCCGAAGATACCTTGTTTGCCCGGCGCTGATCCGAATCCTGCGGCAACAGAGAAGTTGTTGCGCTCCATGATACCGGCATTGATATAGACTTCCGGGCAATTCTTACGGACATGATGCAGGCCGCAGGAGCCTTCAAGGTCGGAATCAATGACCAGGACCCTGGAAGTCGGGTTGTCCAGTTCTGTAATCAGGTCACTGACGATTTTACCGAATTCATCGCGGTTTTTGGCCTGCTCCGGCGTTGAACCGCGATAGGTGATCTTGGCAGCTGCAGCAGGAGTTTGTTTGAGCAGTGCCACTGCGGCATCACAACCTTTGGCAGTGAGGTAGTCAATGGCCATATCGACTGGAATGACGTCATGGCCCTTGGGGAGTCCTTCGATGCCCGGAACACCCGGGGCCATTTTTCGTTTGATCGCTACTGCCGTTGGTGCCTGATTTGTGATTGCCCGGCGAATGGCAGTGAAAAGAGCGTCAATATCTTCACCATCACAGACGTGAACATCAAGACCGTGTCCGGAGAGGGTACGGGTAAGATCAAATCCCGGCATATAGCTGCTCGGGTGACCGGCGATGGTGACATCGTTGTCATCGAGCAACAACACAACCTTAAGCTGCCGTGCCACTGCATAGCGGGCTGCTTCAGCATCACCACCTTCCTGCTGAGAACCATCACTGCCAAACATGAACACGGTCTTGTTCGGGTGAGCCTCGGCAACGCCGTTGACATGACTCCAGAGGTGCCCTAAGCGGCCGGAGCTGAAGAAAATACCGGCCGGCTCATTCCGTTCGGGATGGCCGTACAAACCTTTGCCGAACTCACGATAATGGAGCAGATCAGCCGGTTGCCTATAACCGTTGAGTACCGCCATCAGGTACTGAATCGCTACCCGGTGGCCGGCTTCGTCGAAATAGACCGGATAACAGGAATCGCTACCCTTCATAAAACCGTCGGCAATCAGCAGCTCGGGAACAATGTCGTAGGCGCCTCCTGTATGGCCGCCAAGTCCTTTTGTGTTGGCCAGGGCTGTAAAAAAGATGATGGCGTTACGGACGAGTTCAATGTTGTGCCTGAGAGTGGAGCGTTGTTCGGCGGTTAACTTTTCCTGGCTTAAAGAAAAATGCAGGGGAGTATAGGTCGAGAGATCAATGGGGAATGTCATGGCCGATCCTGATGAGTGGAAGTTTGACAGACAACGGTATCGACGTGGCCGATACCCGCAGGTCTTTATGCAATGTACTGCACAGATAACAGAACTGTCAAAATCCGCAAGGACGAACTGAAATCAACGGAGGATGCCTGTGCTGTTCAGATTTTTTGAATGATGACGTTACCGGGATCGGCCTGATTTTATCAGGGGCGGGTATAAAAAGAGATTTTTATAGAAATCATTCTTGTTTTTCATTTTTTTTCTCCCCTATAATGAACGATGACAGTGCACAGTTTAAGTACCTGCCTGCTGTCAGGACGTAAAAAGGGTAATCAGAAGATTGGCAGTCTGATTCCAGAAATATTCCGCTGTACCGGCATCTGTGACAGAAAGATCTGTCCGGTCGCTGAATCATGAAAAATGATGGTCCCATGTTAACAAACAGACGATATGCTCGAATGATCAGGATGGGGTTGGTTCTGAGCGGCTTTCTATCCCTGGAGGTCTCTGCAGCTCTGGGGATGAGTACCGGTCCGACTGACAACCTCTACCTTGATATGGATCTTTCTCAGCTGATGCAGGTGACCATCACCTCTGTGAGCAAGAAGCCACAGACGCTGGGAAATACTCCGGCAGCGGTCTTTGTCATCTCCCAGGAGGATATCCGCCGTTCCGGAGCAACCTCGATTGCCGAGGCTCTGGCCATGGCTCCCGGTATCCAGGTTTCACAGATCAGCAGTTCAAAATGGTCGATCTCTTCCCGTGGTTTTTCCGGATTTATCTCCAATAAACTCTTGGTACTGATTGATGGCCGTTCCGTTTATTCTCCGGTGTACAGCGGTGTCTTTTGGGATGCGCAGACCACCATGCTTGAAGACATCGACCGGATTGAGGTGATTCGCGGTCCGGGTGGGACTATCTGGGGTGCCAACGCCGTCAATGGAGTGATCAATATCATCACGAAAAAGGCGCAAGATACCCAGGGCGGCCTGTTGCGCGCCGGATTCGGAACTCAGGAGAGACTGCAGGGCGCAGTGCGCTACGGTACAAAGATCAATGAAGACGCCTTTGCCCGTTTCTACGCCATGGGCAACGATCGTGAGAGTAACCGCCTCAAGGAAAGCGGTCTTGATGCCGGGGACAGCTGGAACACGATGCAGACCGGTTTTCGTGCCGACGGTGTGGTGGGCACCCGGAACGAATGGACTTTGCAGGGGGATCTTTTTCGCAACCAGGGAGATCAGATTCTCTTTCCCTACTGGCTGTCAACCGCACCCTATGTCGTGAGTAAACACACGGATTTTGATGACAACGGCGGTAACCTGCTTGCCGGCTGGCAGCATCGATTTGGGGAGCATGAGCGACTTTCACTCCAGATGTACTACGATTACGCCGCAAGAGATGAGGACTTTTATAACATTTCGTACCGGACGTTTGATGCCGCTGTGCAGTATGAAACCCGCCTTGGCGCCCGTCACGATATCACTGCCGGGGCGGGATTTCGTCATATCAGGGGAGATAACGAAGCGACGTTCCAGTCGTATTTTCCCAGTCGAACCGATGAGGTGTTCAGCCTCTTCCTGCAAGACGCCTTTCATCTGATTCCCGATCGCCTCATCATCACCGTGGGGAGCAAGTACGAGCATACCCCCTACACCGGCAGTGAATGGCAACCCAGCGGTAAGTTGCTGTGGGCACCCAGTGAGCATCACTCCTATTGGGCGTCCATTGTCCGGGCGGTCCGGACACCGTCGGTCCTGGAGGACGGAGGTACAGTCACCTTCTCCAACCTCCCGCCCCCCTATGGTATGGGGTATGTGGCGTCCAGCGGGTCTGAGGATTTCGCAGCAGAGACAGCCCTGAGCTACGAGTTGGGCTATCGCTGGCAACCGTATCAGAGTTTTTCCTTTGACCTTGCCCTCTTTTATACGGAGTATGATGACCTGTATACATTTCGGCCCAGGCCAAGTGAGAGAGGCCTGGATCTGGTCTTCACCAATGGTGTTGCCGGTCACAATTATGGAGCTGAAGTGGCCATGACCTGGAAGCCGAAGTCATGGCTCTCCCTGGCCGGTACCTACAGTTATCTCCAGTCTTCCTATAAACCGGACACGATCGTCTCTCCGCTCGATCAAAATATTTCCGATTTGTTTGAAAAAATGCAACCGATGCACCAGTTCGGCCTTCGCTCTTCCCTTGACCTTACCCATAACTGGCAGCTCAATGCCTGGCTCCGGTATACCGACAGTTTTACCGGTGGAAACGTCACCAGCATATCAGCCGAACTTCCGGTCGACGGATCCGTTGATGGCTCTGCAGATCTCAGTGTCAACCTGATCTGGAAACCGAGGCCTGATATGGAATGTATGCTTGCCGGTCAGAACCTGCTCAATTCCGGGCAACTCTACTACAACTCCGAACACCTGACTCCACCCACTGAGATTAAGCGTGGTGTCTTTGGTAAAATAATCTGGCGTTTCTGAACTGCTGATACGTGATGCTACGTCTGTTTCGTTTGTTCCTCTTCCTGTTTCTGTTCTGGACTTCTCTCTGGGTGGTCAGCCGGGTCGCCGATGTACAGGCGGAAGAGTGTAATCATGAGTACCATTTAAAGGCGGCTTTTCTGGTCAATTTTGCCAAATTCATTACCTGGCCTGAGCAGGCTCTGCCTGCTGATCAGCAGGATTTCGTTCTCTGTGTGGTGGGAAAAGACGTCTTTGGCTCGGCGCTTGACGGCGTGGAAAGCAAAACAGTTGGTGGACGTACTGTCCGGGTTGTTCGTGTCAAGTCGCTGAAAAACGTTCCAACCTGCCAGATGCTCTTTATCAGTCCTTCTGAGGCGGACAATCTCAGCCTGATCGATCGGTGGGCAACGGGTGGGCAGAAGGCTGCAGTCATGGTCAGCGATGTTTTTAATTTTATTGAAGCCGGAGGTCATATCCAGCTGATCGTAACCGATAACCGCCTCTCTTTTGTTGTCAACCACACAGCCATGAGAAAATTGGGCCTCCAGGCCAACTCCTCCCTGCTCAGTCTGGCCTCGACTGTGTATTAATACGGTGAAAAATGCACCATGCGATTTCAGTGGTTTTTTCAACTTCCGATTCGAATCAAACTGTATGCCATCGTTCTGGCAGCCACTACCCTGGCGTTGCTGCTGGCAACGACAGCCTCCTTTATTCTGCAACATCAGCTGATCAGCAAACAGCTGCATGATGAACTGCGCTCGCTTGCTGTCATCATCGGGGAAACCGCTGGTGCCGGCATTATGTTTGAGGATAAGGGAACGTTAAGCAACATCCTGCAGGCTGCACTGAATACCAAAAAACATATTGTAACCGGACGTCTCTTCAGCCAGGACGGTTCATTGCTGAGCGTCTACAACAGTGAAGACTTTCCAGGCGAATATCAGCAGGATTTCGAGGATGCAGTCACATCGAACCTTGAGGGGTTCCAGCAGAACAATGCTGTTATCCTGCTGCGTTTACCGGTGGTCCATGATAATGAGCCTATCGGCCATATCCTCATTGCGGCGGATCTCACCGAGTACAGGTTGACCCTTCTTTTTATGGCCATTCTGATGATCGGAGTGCTGCTGTTCGGTCTGCTGCTGGCCATGCTGCTGTCTTCCCGTCTCCTGCGGGTCATCGTCGAGCCCATTATGCACCTGACCAGGCTGGTCAACAAGATTTCACGGAAGCAGAAGTATGATGTTCGTGCCGAGGTGTTGAGCCAGGATGAGTTGGGTCAGCTGGCAGCCGGTTTCAACACCATGATCGAGCGGATTCAAGTCCGTGACAGTATCCTCGAGGAACAGGTGGCCGAACGAACGAGAGATCTTGAGCAGCGGCATCTCCAACTCATTGAGGCAAAGGACAGGGCTGAAGCTGCCAATCTTGCTAAAAGCCGTTTTCTGGCCAATATGAGCCATGAAATCAGGACACCGATGAACGCCATCATCGGCATGACGCACCTGGCCATAACGGCCAAGGAACGCGGGCAACAGCAGCGTTTTCTTGCCACGGTCCGCCATTCTGCGGAGAATCTGTTGGGAGTGCTGAACGATATCCTTGATTTTTCCAAGATCGAGGCCGGCCAGTTGCAGTTGAACTGCCGGCCGTTTCATCTTGGGCGATTCCTTGACAATATCGTTGCTACCATGCGACCCTCGGCTGAAGAAAAGGGATTGGTACTGAGGGCACACGCTGCCCCAACCCTGCCCCGGACTGTGGTGGGTGACGATTTCCGCTTGCATCAGATCCTGATTAATCTGGTGGGTAATGCCATCAAATTCACTGCGGCCGGCTCTGTCACCATCCAGGTTGTTACAGCCGATGACCAGAAGAGGACGGATGACAAGATCAGACTGCATTTCAGTGTTATCGATACCGGTATCGGGATTGCCGAGCATAAAAAGGAGGATATCTTTAAGTGTTTTGAACAGGCGGACTCTTCGTATGCACGGGAATTCGGCGGTACCGGCCTCGGATTGGCAATCGCCCGTCAGTTGACCGGACTGATGGGGGGAACCATGTGGGTGGAGAGTGTCGAGCATCAGGGGAGTATCTTTCATTTCACCGTGGCCTGCGATGTTTGGACCCGGGAAGTGGCTGAATCGATGGCTGCGGTGGAAGATGCAGCCGATATCGGTGTGTCCGGCCGACATATTCTGGTGGTGGATGATAACGAGGTTAACCGCGATATCGCCTCAATTACCCTGGAACAGCGCTATCAGGTTTCCACCGCGGGTAACGGCCTGGAATCGCTCGAACGACTGGCGACCCTGGATATTGATCTTGTGCTCATGGATGTACAGATGCCGTTGATGGACGGTCTTGCCACTACCGCCGTTATTCGCGCCTGTGAACAGGGGGTGGCCCTGGATTGCAGTCTGCCTGAAGAACTCATCGCCGCTCTGCAACAGCGGTTGACAGGCGCCCATGTACCGATTGTGGCGATGACGGCACATGCCATGGCTGAGGATCGGCAGATGTGCCTGGCCGCCGGTATGGATGGGTATATCACCAAACCTTTTCTGCCGGATCAACTTTTTCAGGAAGTGGCTTCGTTTATCCGTGCAGAGGCATCATCGCCGGCTGGACAGCCGGCAACAGGCGAAGAACAGACAGCTGCCGGCACTGCGAAAGAGGTAAGCATGGCCGGAATCAATGGTCACCTGCAAAGCAGCACTGGTTTGACTGCCTCTCAGATCAGCCGGCTGTTGATTGCTATTCAGGA
It includes:
- a CDS encoding phosphoenolpyruvate carboxykinase (GTP); translated protein: MMEFKKGVDILSAVGGIATIEEAQNLLKERLDSEHLQRLDVIRHQEVLLKIANAISMCAPEAVYIHTGSEDDCAYVRQMSLEKGEEQPLAMPGHTIHFDLPEDQGRMVNQTFYIVNEDEEVSSLAKKEVREHSLVYIREHMRDIMRGKTMFVGFYSRGPVGAQTSIPAIEITSSTYVMHSAELLYRNCYADFDAEVTRRGEFFTNVHSEGTNRSEDVPKARIYMDRSWQTTFSCYCTYAGNTLLMKKGNHRFASDSALYKYNGEELSEHMFITGMTGPGGRSTFFAGAAPSGCGKTTTAMVGDDFIGDDLAQMWIGPDGTLRAVNPEIGIFGILEDVNLEGDPYLMRCLRQPGTEVIFSNVLVDEQGKPRWTGDGEPPADRGVNFQGTWTRDMVGVPMSHPNSRCTLKSEAVGNHNKAVNADPAGMVIRVVTYSGRDADTMPPVWVAESMDAGVAIGASIVSKATAAEIGTSGVNRQPWANAPFVAGPLANYLDAQFNFYGNPKMTKAPIMAGLNYFLTREARGDRGKGLLGEKRDVHVWLGWLELYAHGDVQAIATPIGLLPKYEDLKKLFTEKISKDYPQSLYDMQFSLYIDNLVSRIDLQQAAWSKEPGASSRLFNVYAEQRAALLVLRDAKGSVVAPRDL
- a CDS encoding transketolase C-terminal domain-containing protein encodes the protein MTFPIDLSTYTPLHFSLSQEKLTAEQRSTLRHNIELVRNAIIFFTALANTKGLGGHTGGAYDIVPELLIADGFMKGSDSCYPVYFDEAGHRVAIQYLMAVLNGYRQPADLLHYREFGKGLYGHPERNEPAGIFFSSGRLGHLWSHVNGVAEAHPNKTVFMFGSDGSQQEGGDAEAARYAVARQLKVVLLLDDNDVTIAGHPSSYMPGFDLTRTLSGHGLDVHVCDGEDIDALFTAIRRAITNQAPTAVAIKRKMAPGVPGIEGLPKGHDVIPVDMAIDYLTAKGCDAAVALLKQTPAAAAKITYRGSTPEQAKNRDEFGKIVSDLITELDNPTSRVLVIDSDLEGSCGLHHVRKNCPEVYINAGIMERNNFSVAAGFGSAPGKQGIFGTFAAFLEMVVSEITMARLNQASVLAHFSHSGVDDMADNTCHFGINNFFADNGLAEHDRTRLYFPADALQLKAILTTIFPDAGLRFVFSTRSGTPFILDTNGKRFFGEGYTFKRDCDEIIRPGRDGYIVSYGEMLYRCLHVVELLKDEGIEVGLINKPVLNVIDETMLATVGTSPLVLVIETQNTKSGLGARYGTWLLERGYTPKYGAMGTWKDGAGGLSEQIPYQGMGIEAIRDRVVRMLKR
- a CDS encoding TonB-dependent receptor plug domain-containing protein; this translates as MLTNRRYARMIRMGLVLSGFLSLEVSAALGMSTGPTDNLYLDMDLSQLMQVTITSVSKKPQTLGNTPAAVFVISQEDIRRSGATSIAEALAMAPGIQVSQISSSKWSISSRGFSGFISNKLLVLIDGRSVYSPVYSGVFWDAQTTMLEDIDRIEVIRGPGGTIWGANAVNGVINIITKKAQDTQGGLLRAGFGTQERLQGAVRYGTKINEDAFARFYAMGNDRESNRLKESGLDAGDSWNTMQTGFRADGVVGTRNEWTLQGDLFRNQGDQILFPYWLSTAPYVVSKHTDFDDNGGNLLAGWQHRFGEHERLSLQMYYDYAARDEDFYNISYRTFDAAVQYETRLGARHDITAGAGFRHIRGDNEATFQSYFPSRTDEVFSLFLQDAFHLIPDRLIITVGSKYEHTPYTGSEWQPSGKLLWAPSEHHSYWASIVRAVRTPSVLEDGGTVTFSNLPPPYGMGYVASSGSEDFAAETALSYELGYRWQPYQSFSFDLALFYTEYDDLYTFRPRPSERGLDLVFTNGVAGHNYGAEVAMTWKPKSWLSLAGTYSYLQSSYKPDTIVSPLDQNISDLFEKMQPMHQFGLRSSLDLTHNWQLNAWLRYTDSFTGGNVTSISAELPVDGSVDGSADLSVNLIWKPRPDMECMLAGQNLLNSGQLYYNSEHLTPPTEIKRGVFGKIIWRF
- a CDS encoding YfiR family protein; this encodes MLRLFRLFLFLFLFWTSLWVVSRVADVQAEECNHEYHLKAAFLVNFAKFITWPEQALPADQQDFVLCVVGKDVFGSALDGVESKTVGGRTVRVVRVKSLKNVPTCQMLFISPSEADNLSLIDRWATGGQKAAVMVSDVFNFIEAGGHIQLIVTDNRLSFVVNHTAMRKLGLQANSSLLSLASTVY
- a CDS encoding ATP-binding protein, whose protein sequence is MRFQWFFQLPIRIKLYAIVLAATTLALLLATTASFILQHQLISKQLHDELRSLAVIIGETAGAGIMFEDKGTLSNILQAALNTKKHIVTGRLFSQDGSLLSVYNSEDFPGEYQQDFEDAVTSNLEGFQQNNAVILLRLPVVHDNEPIGHILIAADLTEYRLTLLFMAILMIGVLLFGLLLAMLLSSRLLRVIVEPIMHLTRLVNKISRKQKYDVRAEVLSQDELGQLAAGFNTMIERIQVRDSILEEQVAERTRDLEQRHLQLIEAKDRAEAANLAKSRFLANMSHEIRTPMNAIIGMTHLAITAKERGQQQRFLATVRHSAENLLGVLNDILDFSKIEAGQLQLNCRPFHLGRFLDNIVATMRPSAEEKGLVLRAHAAPTLPRTVVGDDFRLHQILINLVGNAIKFTAAGSVTIQVVTADDQKRTDDKIRLHFSVIDTGIGIAEHKKEDIFKCFEQADSSYAREFGGTGLGLAIARQLTGLMGGTMWVESVEHQGSIFHFTVACDVWTREVAESMAAVEDAADIGVSGRHILVVDDNEVNRDIASITLEQRYQVSTAGNGLESLERLATLDIDLVLMDVQMPLMDGLATTAVIRACEQGVALDCSLPEELIAALQQRLTGAHVPIVAMTAHAMAEDRQMCLAAGMDGYITKPFLPDQLFQEVASFIRAEASSPAGQPATGEEQTAAGTAKEVSMAGINGHLQSSTGLTASQISRLLIAIQESMRNNLAKMEEAFAADDVSTLAVAAHTLKGTLLQCGLNDLAAVAEQIHSRARHGDGGNDNSKIIFLQQSLADILVTS